Below is a genomic region from Citrobacter europaeus.
ATTCAACGCGTTCAGCGTGGGCCGAGAAGAGTGTGAAATTGACGCCATGGCCGTCATACGTTGCACCATGGGGGGTGGCGTTGCCGGTTGCCAGTTGCGTCATTACCCCTCCCGAACCAGCCAGACCGTTGCCAGCGGCGGCAACGTGAGGCTCAGTGAGTTCTGACGACCATGACTGGCGATTTCATCGCTGTGCACCGCGCCGCCGTTGCCGGTATTACTGCCGTGGTAATGCGTCGAGTCGGTATTGAGGATCTCGCGCCATTTGCCCGGCTGGTTGATACCGAAGCGATAGCCGTGGCGAGGCACTGGCGTAAAGTTGCTGATAACGATGATTTCATTACCAACTTTGTCACGACGAACGAAAGCCAGCACCGAACGTTCTTTGTCATCCACCACCAGCCATTCAAAGCCATAGGCATCAAAGTCGAGCTCGTGCAGCGCTTTGTGGTGGCGATAGGTAAGGTTCAGATCGCGTACCAGACGCTGTACGCCGTGGTGCCAGTTATCACCGCCCTCCAGCAGATGCCAGTCGAGGCTGGCGTCATGGTTCCACTCACGCCCCTGAGCGAACTCATTGCCCATAAACAGCAGTTTCTTGCCCGGGAAGGCCCACATCCAGCCGTAATAGGCGCGCAGGTTGGCGAACTTCTGCCATGCGTCTCCCGGCATGCGGTCGAGAATGGATTTTTTACCGTGTACCACTTCATCGTGCGACAGCGGCAGGACGAAGTTTTCGGTGTAGTTGTACAGCATGCCGAAGGTCAGCTTGTCGTGATGGTACTGACGATGAATCGGATCCAGCTTCATGTAGTCCAGCGTGTCGTGCATCCAGCCGAGGTTCCACTTATACCAGAACCCTAAACCGCCCATGTCCTGCGGCCTTGAGACGCCGGCAAAGTCGGTGGACTCTTCCGCCATGCTCACCGCACCTGGCACCTGCTCGCCAAGAATTCGGTTGGTATTGCGTAAAAACTCAATGGCTTCGAGGTTTTCACGACCGCCAAATTCGTTCGGGACCCATTCCCCTTCTTTACGGCTGTAGTCGCGATAAATCATCGACGCCACGGCATCCACGCGTAGCGCATCGATACCAAAGCGTTCAATCCAGTACAGGGCGTTGCCCACCAGGTAGTTGCTGACTTCACGGCGACCATAGTTGTAGATCAGCGTGTTCCAGTCCTGGTGATACCCTTCTCGCGGGTCGCTGTGCTCATACAGGTTGGTGCCATCAAACTCTGCCAGACCAAAGTCGTCCGACGGGAAATGGCCCGGCACCCAGTCGAGAATGACGTTCAGTCCGGCCTGATGCGCGGCATTCACAAAATAGCGGAAATCATCACGCGTCCCAAAGCGACGGGTCGGCGCATACATGCCGGTAGGCTGGTAGCCCCAGCTACCGTCGAACGGATGCTCGTTAATCGGCAACAGTTCGAGATGAGTAAAGCCCATCCACTTGGCGTAAGGCACCAGTTGATCCGCCAGCTCACGGTAGCTTAGCCAGAAGTTGTTATCGGTATGACGACGCCATGAACCCAGGTGCACTTCATAGATAGAGATCGGCGCATCAAACTGGTTGGCTTTTTTGCGCTCCTCGCTTTGCACCACTTTTTCCGGCAGGCCGCAGATAAGCGACGCGGTTTCCGGGCGCATTTGCGCTTCGAAGGCGTAAGGATCCGCTTTGATTCGCAGCTTACCGTTCGCATCGATCATCTCGTATTTATACAGCTGACCCTGTTGCGCACCGGGGATAAACAGCTCCCAGATACCGCTTTCTTTGCGCAGGCGCATCGGATGGCGACGGCCATCCCAGTAGTTGAACTGCCCAACCACTGACACACGTTGAGCGTTAGGCGCCCAGACGGAGAAGCGTGTACCGGTTACGCCATCCATGGTATCCGCATGCGCGCCCAGCGTTTCGTAAGGTCGCAGGTGCGTACCTTCAGATAACAGCCAGGCATCCATATCCTGGATCAGCGGGCCAAAACGATAAGGGTCATCAATCAGATTCTGTTGTCCATGCCAGACAACGGCCAACTGATAGCGAAAGAAATTTTTACGGCGGGGAAGTACAGCACAGAAAAAACCGCGAGAGTCGAGGCAATCCAGCTTGCCGACTTTACGTCCGGTTTTGGGTTCGATCACCCACACTTCGGTGGCGTCAGGTAATAGGGCGCGGACTTCAAGTCCAGCATCAGTTTGGTGCATACCGAGTACGGAAAAAGGATCCGCAAAATGGCCTGCAATTAGCGCATTAATCACGTCTCTATCGATACGAACGGACATGGTTGTCATCCTGTTTTATGGTGTCACCCCTTCCAACTGATTTTCGACATCAGGTAGTGACACTTTTTTTGACCTGAACGGCGCAGCACAATTGTGCATCCTCTCTGCGTCGTCCCACCTTCAGGCAACAACTTAATACCTCCGGTACTAAGTCACCCTTAAAGAATAGCCAATGCTTTATCTTACTCCTGGTAAAAAATGAAACATCTGCGCTTACTCCTGTATTACGCAAAAAAAGGGGTGATTCCTCACCCCTTGATCGTTAACAAACTATTACGCCAATTGGCGCAGCATACGGCGCAATGGCTCCGCAGCCCCCCACAGCAACTGGTCGCCTACGGTAAAGGCTGACAGGAACTCTGGCCCCATATTCAGCTTACGCAGACGGCCTACTGGCGTGGTCAGCGTGCCGGTAACGGCCGCCGGGGTTAACTCACGCATAGTGATATCCCGATCGTTTGGCACGACTTTGGCCCACGGATTGTGCGCCGCCAGCAGTTCTTCCACGGTCGGAATAGACACATCTTTTTTCAGTTTAATGGTGAACGCCTGGCTGTGGCAGCGCAGCGCGCCGACGCGCACGCACAGACCATCGACCGGGATCACAGAAGACGTATCAAGAATTTTGTTGGTTTCGGCCTGTCCCTTCCACTCTTCACGGCTCTGACCGTTATCAAGCTGTTTGTCGATCCACGGAATCAGGCTACCGGCCAGCGGTACGCCAAAGTTATCAACCGGCAGTTCACCGCTGCGGGACAGGGCCGTCACTTTGCGTTCGATATCGAGAATAGCAGAGGAAGGGGTCGCCAGTTCATCGGCCACATGGCCATACAGATGACCCATCTGGGACAACAGTTCGCGCATATGACGCGCGCCGCCGCCGGAAGCCGCCTGATAGGTCGCCACGGAAACCCAGTCAACCAGGTCATTGGCAAACAGGCCACCAAGGGACATCAGCATCAGGCTAACGGTACAGTTTCCGCCGACAAAGGTCTTAATTCCTTTATTCAGGCCGTCAGTAATGACATCCTGGTTAACCGGATCGAGAATGATGATGGCATCGTCTTTCATACGCAGCGAAGAGGCCGCGTCAATCCAGTAACCCTGCCAACCGCTTTCACGAAGCTTTGGATAGATTTCGTTGGTATAATCGCCGCCCTGACAGGTCACGATGATATCGAGCGCCTTCAGCGCGTCCAGATCAAAAGCGTCCTGAAGCGTGCCGGTCGCGGTTCCACCGAACGTCGGTGCCGCCTGCCCGAGCTGGGAAGTAGAAAAGAAAACAGGGCGAATGGCGTCGAAGTCACGCTCCTCAACCATGCGTTGCATGAGTACAGAGCCGACCATACCGCGCCAGCCGATAAAACCAACATTTTTCATAGCGTTTTTTCCTGCAGAGATGTGTGCTGTGTATGCTAACCAGTATCCTACTGGCCTATCCTTCACCATACAAAAAGCAGCCAAAGTCGCAAGTGAAATTAATCAATGATAGCGAAGCCATCAGTAATGCGACTTATCCCGCTGCGCAAGCAAGCAGAAAGTCCGCGGTAATTATCAGGGAATTTGAGTTATGAATGAAATCATTTCAGCGGCAGTTTTATTGATCCTGATTATGGATCCGCTCGGAAATCTGCCCATTTTCATGTCCGTATTGAAACATACCGAACCAAAACGCCGTCGCGCGATTATGATTCGCGAGCTGTTCATTGCGCTGTTGGTGATGCTGATATTCCTGTTTGCGGGCGAGAAAATTCTGGCATTTCTGAACCTGCGCGCGGAGACCGTGTCGATTTCCGGGGGCATTATTTTATTCCTGATCGCCATCAAGATGATTTTCCCCAGCGCCACCGGGAATAGCACCGGACTTCCAGCAGGCGAAGAGCCGTTTATCGTACCGCTGGCGATTCCGCTGGTCGCCGGTCCGACAATCCTGGCGTCATTAATGCTGTTGTCACATCAGTACCCAAATCAGATGGGGCATCTGGTGATTGCGCTGCTGATCGCCTGGGGCGGGACATTCGTGATTTTGCTGCAGTCTTCGCTGTTTTTACGCCTGCTGGGGGAGAAAGGGGTTAACGCGCTGGAGCGCCTGATGGGATTGATTCTGGTGATGATGGCAACCCAGATGTTCCTCGACGGCGTGCGGATGTGGATGAAGGGGTAACGCACTCACTTTACGCCGGGTGGCGGCTTCGCCTTACCCGGCCTACGGTGTTGATATGTTGCTCGTTTGTAGGCCCGGTAAGCGCTAGCGCCACCGGGCAATCAGCGCCGTGAATGTGTTTATGAGAAACACCTCAATCATTTAAGTCTCTGAAAAAGCGTATTTTCATTTCTGCGAAGCGCCTTCCGGAATGCCCTCTTGTCAGCATCACGGATAAGCATTATCTTCTCGCTGCACCTGCAAAATCAGGTGCCAGAATTAGCCTTCTGAACTCCTTCATCGGTGACGCAAGTATTTTTGTGTCGCACGCTTAGGTACACTCCAATGGTGGACCGGGCGGGGGCGTCGCAAGACGCGCCGGTATCCGATGAGGCCGGTAAGGCTAACCCTGTTCGGCTCCACCTCCAGTGAGATTAGCCTCTCCAGTGGTGGATGAAAATCACTCATCGGAGGCTGCCCTATGGCAACGACCCCTCTCTTTTCACACTCTTTATTTACCCTGCCCTTTAGCCATGCCACGGACTTCACCGAGTTGGCGGATAACTGTGAGCGTTTTGTCGAAGGGCTTGTTGAATGTCATGACCCTGTTGAAAAACTGGCGATTTGTGCGCGCCTGTCGGCCTGTCTGGCACTACTGCAACCAACCTTAACGGAACCTGTACCGCAGCATCTACAGGCCAGCCTGACGGTAGAAACCTTACCGACCCGCTCTCCCCTCTTTGAACCCGAACCAGATCAGATGGGGCGTTACTGCCAACTTTTGACGCATTTACTGATGAGTAAAACGCTGTCTGACGAGATGGAACGCGTGGCGGGTGATTTACTGCAGGATTTAGTGGGCTATTTCGCCGATACGCTAAAAGCGCCGCGTTGGTTGAAAACCGAGGATGGTGTGATGGTGCTGTAAAAAAGCCGGGTAGCGCTTGCGCTTACCCGGCCTACGGTGTGGATATGTGCTCAATTCCAGGCCCGGTAAGCGCAAGCGCCACCGGGCAATACCATCAGCTCAACAGCTGGAAGGCAATCATACCGACAATCGCACCGACCGTGCCGAGGATGGTTTCCATCATCGTCCAGGTCTTCAGGGTTTGCGCTTCGGTCGCGCCGGTAAATTTACCGAACAACCAGAAGCCCGCGTCGTTAACGTGACTGACGACGATAGAGCCACCCGCGATACAGATAGACAGCGCTGCCATCTGGGCCCCGGAGTAGTTCAGTTGCTCAATCACCGGCATCACCAGACCGACCGCCGTTAAGCAGGCCACGGTCGCGGAACCCTGAATGATACGCACCGCCGCCGCCAGCACGAAGCAGGTGATGGCAATCGGCAGGCCCATGCCGGTTAATGCTTCACCCAGTGCCGGACCCACGCCGGAATCCACCAGTACCTGTTTGAACACACCGCCCGCACCAATCACCAGCAGAATAATTCCCGCCGGCTGCAGCGCATGCCCGCAGATCTCCATCACGCGGTCTTTTGGCATGCCCTGGCGAATCGCCAGACCGTAAATCGCCACCAGACACGCCACCAGAATCGCGGTAAACGGGTGACCGATAAACTCGAACCATTCGTAGGTTGAAGAACCGACCGGCACAAAGCGTGCGGCGATAGTTTTCAGGCCAACCAGCACCAGCGGCAGCAGGATAAGCGATAAACTGAAGCCAAAGGATGGCATTTTGCCTTCACCCAGATGCGGCTCGGTAATGTCTTCCGGTACGTGCAGCTCAACATAACGGCTGATGAAGTTACCCCACAGCGGCCCGGCGATAATCATGCCCGGAATCGCGGCGCACAGACCAATCAGGATCATCCAGCCAAAGTCGGCGTGCATCTGAGAGGCCAGCAGCATTGGCGCAGGCCCTGGCAGCAGGAATGCTGCGGCAGCCGCCACGCCCGCAAACAGCGGAATGACCAGCTTTACAAGGTTAGTACCGGTGTGGCGCGCCATTGAGAACGCCACGCTAATCAGCAGCACAATTGCCACCTCAAAGAACAGCGGCAGCGCGCAAATCAGACCGGCCAGGCCAATCGCGTAATGCGCGCGGCTGTGACCGAAAGATTTCAGCATTTTGACGGCAATCTGATCGACCGCCCCCGTCTCATGCAAAATCTTGCCGAACATCGCCCCCAGCGCCACAACAATCGCCAGAAAACCGAGCGTGCCTCCCATCCCTTTTTCCATGGTCGCAGCGATTTTATCGAGCGGCATACCGGAAAAGAGACCTGCACCAATGGATACCACCATCAAAGCAACGAAAGCGTGCATACGCGCCTTCATCACTAAAAACAGCAGTAATAAAACGGACCCTACTGCTGTTAAAACAAGCGTTAATGTACTCACTACTTACTGCCCTGGTTAATAACCTCAATGGTGCTGGCGACCACACCGTCCAGTGGTTGATCGATATCGACCACCAGTACATCGTTTTCATTGGCACCCGGTTCTTCCAGCGCTTCAAACTGGGTCACCAGCATCTGCGTTTTGAAGAAGTGGCCTTTACGCGCCTTCAGGCGGCTTTCGATAACGTCAAAATCCCCTTTCAGATAGATGAAAGAGAGGTTTGGATTACCGTCGCGCAGCTGGTCGCGGTAGACTTTTTTCAGGGCGGAACAGACGATCAGCGAAACTTTATTGGTCCGCTGCATCGCGAAGGCGGCGTCATTCAGCGCCTGTAACCACGGTTTACGGTCGTCATCGTTAAGTGGCTCACCGGAAGCCATTTTCATGATGTTGCTGCGCGGATGGAGAAAATCGCCATCAAGAAACGCGGCCTGCAGTTGATGCGCCACTTCGCTGGCGACAGCAGATTTACCGCTGCCCGATACGCCCATCAGAACGTAAACGTGGTGATCATGATTAGTCGTGCTCAAAGCGTTGCCCCCACTGGTACAAGAATCAGGAAATTGTTACGGGTAACTGTTATCGGTAACATTGTCCAGCCGGATAAATAGAGAAGCAATATCCATTCGTGCTCGAAGTGTATAAGTGTGAGCTACTTCAAAGTTGTTGGCTTAAATAGATCCGCCCGGTGACAAGGTGAAACCTAAATCTAACATTTTAGGTGTGACTGCTTCACCACGAATGCGCGCCAGCAGGCGCTCTGCGCCAATGCTGCCCATTCGCTCACGCGGCGTGAGCACGCTCGCCAGACGCGGCTCCATCACCTGTCCAATGTCGTGACCGTGGAATCCGGCAATCGCCATATCATCAGGGATTTTCAGCCCTAAACGCTGACATTCGAAAGCCGCCCCTACCGCCAGGTCATCGTTGGTACAGAAGACGCCATCAAGCTGCGGGTATTCACGTCGCGCCTGACGAATGAGTTCAATACCGGATGAGTAGGAAGAAGACTGCTCCACCATCACGCTATACGGCACCAGGTCAGCATCGCGCATTGCCTGCTCGTAGCCTCTCTGTTTGATGATAGTACGTTCATCAAGACGTGCGCCAAGATAGGCAACATGACGGTGCCCACGCGCGATAATAGCGGCGGTCATCTGGCGCGCGGCCTCGAAGTTGTCGAAGCCGACGGCAATATCCAGACACGGTGACTGGCTGTCCATCAGTTCAACCACCGGGATACCCGCAACCTCAATCATTTTCAGCGTACGGGGCGTATGGCTACGTTCGGTGAGGATCAGGCCATCAATATTCCACGACAGCATCGACTCCAGGCGCTCTTGTTCCATCTCAGGCTTATAGCCGTAGTGCGCGAGCATAGTTTGATAACCATGGGCGTCGGTGACGGCCTCAATGCCGCGTAGCACTTCAGCAAAAACCTGGTTAGTAAGAGAGGGTAACAGCACGCCGATCGCGCGGCTGGTGGCGTTAGAAAGGATATCAGGAGCGCGATTGGGAATATAACCCAGCTCATCAAGTGCAGCGGCAATTTTGCCCCGCAGCGCCACGGAGACCTGCTCCGGGTTACGCAAAAAGCGACTGACCGTCATTTTGGTCACGCCCACGCGGTCGGCTACATCCTGAAGTACGGGTCTTTTCTTTTTCATCGTCCTGAAGCGTTAAAAAGGGATAGATTCCCCCAGTTTACCACGGACGTGCGTGAACCTTCGCAGAGAAAAAAAGGAGTTTTTTATTGTGAGAAATACACAAAATCATTCGAGTTGCATCAAGGCGGCGACGCAGTAAATCCCCGGGAGCGTACATTAAGTACGCGACCGGGGTGAGCGAGGAAAGCCAACACAGATGTAGCTTGAAGGATGCCGTGTATTTTTAGACTGGCGGCAGGTCAAACAGTAACACTTCACTGTCGCTGTCGGCATGAATCGAAATTGCCTGTTCATCCCAGATGGCCAGACCGTCGCTGGTGGTCGCTTTGGTGCCATTAATGGTGACATTGCCTTTTACCACCTGGATCCAGACGCGGCGTTCAGCGGCAATTTGATGCACCGACTGCTCATCTTTGACCAGCGCCCAACGGTACAACTCCATATCCTGGTAAACTTTCAGCGAACCATCACGGGCATCCGGCGACAGCACCAGTTGTTTACCCTGGGCGGCATCGAAACGGCGCTGTTCATAGCGCGGCTTAATACCGTTTTCCTGCGGCATGATCCAGATCTGATACAGATGCAGTTTCTCAGTATTGCTCGGGTTATACTCCGAATGACGGATCCCCGTCCCGGCGCTCATAATCTGAAACTCACCGGCCGGAACCTGCTCTTTGTTGCCCATGCTGTCCTGATGCTCCACTGCACCTTCCAGCACATAGGTCAGGATTTCCATGTCTTTATGGGGGTGAGTGCCAAAGCCCTGGCCTGCGTCGATTACATCATCGTTAATCACGCGCAGTGCCGAGAACCCCATAAAGTTCGGGTCATAGTAGTTGGCAAAAGAGAAGGTATGCCAGGAATCGAGCCAGCCATGATTAGCGTGGCCACGGTCATTAGCTTTGCGTAAATAGATCATTGTGTTCACCCCCAGATGTTTTCGATGGAGTAAGTGTGGACTCAATCCGTCTGGGATCATAGAGGGTGAAAATTGACTCCTCTGTTCAAAAAATATGAACAAGCCCAGAGGAGTCTGTGCAGGCTATTTGGCGAGGGTTATCGTGGCAGGCATTGCCTGTTCAAAGGCGCGTTCGAGGATTTCCAGGTTGGTAAGAACTTCAGATTCCTTGACGTAATTAGGCGTACCGGCCGTCAGCGTCTGGTACAGCGCATCATAGACGCGACCGTAGTCTCCCACTTCCGGCTTCACCTCTTCTTTCACCGTGATGCCGTCATCGTTGACATATTCCAGCATTCCAATGGAATCATCGGCAGCGAAACCTGGCTCACCTGGCATGATATTAGCCTTCAGGCTGGTTTCCTGCTGGTCGATGCCGTACTTCACAAACGAGCCTTTGGTGCCATGGACGATAAACTTCGGATAGTCGATTTTCACCAGATGACTGGTTTTAACAATGGCTTTCAGGTCGCCGTAAAACAGCTGCGCTTCAAAGGTATCGTCCTGGTTCGCTTTGTTGCGTAGGCTGCGGATGTCATAGGCCACATGATCGGGACGTCCGAACAGCGAGATAATCTGATCCATGGTGTGTACGCCCAGACCATAAAACGCGCCGTCCTGCGGCAGCCCCGGCTTGGTCTCTGCTTCGGGACGGTAGTAATCGAAATGGCTTTCAACTTCAACAATCTTGCCGAGCTTGCCGCTCTCAATCGCTTTTTTAGCGGTGAGGAAACAGGAGTCAAAACGACGATTCTGATACGGCGTAACGGTCAGTCCTTTGCTTTGCGCCAGCTCAAACAACTCTTTTGCTTGCGCAAGCGTTGGGGTGAAGGGTTTCTCAACCAGCACATTTTTACCCGCTTCCAGCGCGCGTTTGGCGTATTCAAAATGGCTGTCAGCATGGGTACAGACGATCACCAGCTTCACCTGCGGATCGTTTAAGATCTCGTCGAGGTCACTGGTGAAGTGAATATGGGAATACTGCGGCGCCTGCTCTTCCGGCTTGGCGTTGCGGCGGAAAATGTGCGCAACGTGCCAGCTATTTTTGCGATTGAGGACGTACGGCAAATGGTAGCGAGTGGTGCTTTTACCAAAACCAATAAATGCGCAGTGTAAGGTCATGAGACGATCCTTTTGAAAGTGATTGTCTACACCATAGCGCAAAGCGGCTGGAGACTGAATGTTGGATTCTTTGCCGGATGGCGGCGGAGCCTTATCCGGCCTACAAAACCCAGGTCTCAGCTGTAGGCCGGATAAGCGCAAGCGCCATCCGGCATCATCCCGGGGACAAAATGACAAGTAAGCCAGGCAGAAACAAAACCAAAAAAAAAGCCAGCGCAAGGCTGGCTAAAGTAATACTGGAAGCAATGTGAGCAATGTCGTGCTTTCAGGTTCTCCGTAGGGGTTCCCCTGAACGCAGAGCAATAATAATCATTCTCATTCGCACTTGTCTACTTCTTTTTGCAAAAAAATGCAGTTGACGGGATTTTCTTTCTCAGCGAGTGTAAATACACAATTAACCCTGCAGGAGATAAGGAATGAGTGAAATAGTGATACGCCACGCTGAACCAAAAGATTACGACGCAATTCGTCAGATCCACGCTCAGCCGGAGGTGTACCACAACACGCTACAGGTTCCTCATCCTTCCCTCGAGATGTGGCAGGCGCGGCTAACCGAGCAAGCCGGGGTTAAACAACTGGTTGCCTGCATTGACGATATCGTCGTGGGGCATCTCTGTATTGAGGTTGCGCAGCGCCCACGCCGCAGCCACGTGGCCGATTTTGGTATCTGCGTGGATGCCCGGTGGCACAATCGCGGCGTTGCCAGCGCGCTGATCCGCACGATGATCGACATGTGCGACAACTGGCTGCGCGTCGAGCGTATTGAGCTAACGGTATTTGTTGATAATGAGCCTGCCGTGGCGGTGTATAAGAAATACGGCTTTGAAATCGAAGGCACCGGTAAGAAATACGGCCTGCGCAACGGTGAGTATGTTGATGCCTACTTTATGGCACGCGTGAAATAAATTTAAGGGCGAGTCGTATCGCCCTGCTTATTGAAAGGACGCAATAGTGAAAAAGTACCTTCCCCTGGTGTTGCTGGCAACGCTCTCCCCTGCTTTTGCCACTACCGTACAAAATCTCGATTCCGTACCCAGCGCCATTCAACACCCGGAAGGCAAACAGATTTTCGCTGAGCAAATGGCGGGAGCAACACCCGCGAAAGGATTTGGCGAGCTTCCGCAGGGATTATCCGAGGACCAGTGGATTGCCTGGGTTGCGCCGAATGAGGATCCTGACAACCTGATCCTCACGGGTGCCAAAGCCTGGGGCAAAGACGGCAAATATATTGGCGTCGCTTGTTTCGCTGACAATCAGGCGGATGCCGGGCAGGCAAAGAAATACGCGGATAACACCTGTCCTGAAAACTACAGCAACGGGCGCGCTAATAAATTATATCTCGGCGTTTTTTCCTGGCAGAACCAACGGCTAACGCCGATTGCACGTTCGGAAAAACCGTTAAACCAACTCTCGGAGTGGAATAAAGCCGCCGAAAAAGAGAGCGATGATGAGTCCGTCAGACCGCTGGCTTATTATACAAAACTGGATCTGGCACCGTACCGGATCGCCCCCGATACCCTGGCGTTCGGGGTGCGTGGTGGATACTCTGATGCGTATTCCGGCGGCGGCGCATTTTACGAAGTGCTGGAGCTCTATACGATCAAAGACAACAGGATAATCAACGTGTATTCCGACCTTGTTTATCAATATACGGACATCGCCGGAGACTGGAATAAAGACGGCACAAGGCAGCACGACATCAGCGAAAGCAAGTACATTCTCAAAATGCGCTCGGCAAAGACGCACGGATTTTATGATTTAGAACGCGTTAACCTGCAGGATAAAAGCAGCCAAATATTCCGCTGGTCTGAGTCACTGCAGGGATATGCGCCATAACCAACCAGTCAGGCCTACACCACTTAGAACGCTGTAGGCCATTATTCTTAGTATCCCGCCGTTAAATCATCCACGGAACGCGGGTCAGACGCGCCATACAGTGCGCCATCCGGTCCAACCATAATGCTCTGCGTGCTGCCCATCGCCTCTTTCAGCGCGACTTTCTGTCCTTTTTGCTCCAGCAACTTGATTGTATCCGGGCTGAAGCCCTTCTCGATGCGCAGTTCATCCGGTAACCACTGATGATGGAAGCGCGGCGCGTTGGTCGCTTCGGCGACGTTCATCCCGAAATCAATGCTGTTGACTACCATTTGCAGCACGGTTGTGATAATTCGACTCCCGCCAGGGCTGCCGGTAACCAGCCAGGTTTTCCCGTCTTTTACCACGATAGTCGGTGACATCGACGACAGCGGGCGCTTTTTCGGCCCAACCGCGTTAGCATCGCCGCCCACCAGTCCATAAACGTTTGGCACGCCCGGCTTAGCGGAGAAATCATCCATTTCATTATTGAGCAGGATACCGGTGTTACCCGCCACGATGCCGGTCCCGAAGGTGGTATTCAGGGTATAGGTCACCGCCACGGCATTGCCGTCTTTATCCACCACCGAGAAGTGAGTGGTCTGGTTGCTTTCATACGGGGCGAGCTTGCCTGGTTTGATCTGGCTGGAAGGCTTAGCCTTGTTGATATCAATTTGATCCGCAAGCGTTTTAGCATAGGCTTTGTTGGTCAGTGCCTGCCACGGCACTTTCACAAAATCCGGGTCGCCCAGATACTCTGAACGGTCGGCGTAAGCATATTTCTCCGCTTCAGCCATGACCTGCATGGCGTCGGCGCTGCCAAACCCGTACTTCTTCATGTCGAAGTT
It encodes:
- the gntU gene encoding gluconate transporter, coding for MSTLTLVLTAVGSVLLLLFLVMKARMHAFVALMVVSIGAGLFSGMPLDKIAATMEKGMGGTLGFLAIVVALGAMFGKILHETGAVDQIAVKMLKSFGHSRAHYAIGLAGLICALPLFFEVAIVLLISVAFSMARHTGTNLVKLVIPLFAGVAAAAAFLLPGPAPMLLASQMHADFGWMILIGLCAAIPGMIIAGPLWGNFISRYVELHVPEDITEPHLGEGKMPSFGFSLSLILLPLVLVGLKTIAARFVPVGSSTYEWFEFIGHPFTAILVACLVAIYGLAIRQGMPKDRVMEICGHALQPAGIILLVIGAGGVFKQVLVDSGVGPALGEALTGMGLPIAITCFVLAAAVRIIQGSATVACLTAVGLVMPVIEQLNYSGAQMAALSICIAGGSIVVSHVNDAGFWLFGKFTGATEAQTLKTWTMMETILGTVGAIVGMIAFQLLS
- the asd gene encoding aspartate-semialdehyde dehydrogenase, with amino-acid sequence MKNVGFIGWRGMVGSVLMQRMVEERDFDAIRPVFFSTSQLGQAAPTFGGTATGTLQDAFDLDALKALDIIVTCQGGDYTNEIYPKLRESGWQGYWIDAASSLRMKDDAIIILDPVNQDVITDGLNKGIKTFVGGNCTVSLMLMSLGGLFANDLVDWVSVATYQAASGGGARHMRELLSQMGHLYGHVADELATPSSAILDIERKVTALSRSGELPVDNFGVPLAGSLIPWIDKQLDNGQSREEWKGQAETNKILDTSSVIPVDGLCVRVGALRCHSQAFTIKLKKDVSIPTVEELLAAHNPWAKVVPNDRDITMRELTPAAVTGTLTTPVGRLRKLNMGPEFLSAFTVGDQLLWGAAEPLRRMLRQLA
- the gntR gene encoding gluconate operon transcriptional repressor GntR; amino-acid sequence: MKKKRPVLQDVADRVGVTKMTVSRFLRNPEQVSVALRGKIAAALDELGYIPNRAPDILSNATSRAIGVLLPSLTNQVFAEVLRGIEAVTDAHGYQTMLAHYGYKPEMEQERLESMLSWNIDGLILTERSHTPRTLKMIEVAGIPVVELMDSQSPCLDIAVGFDNFEAARQMTAAIIARGHRHVAYLGARLDERTIIKQRGYEQAMRDADLVPYSVMVEQSSSYSSGIELIRQARREYPQLDGVFCTNDDLAVGAAFECQRLGLKIPDDMAIAGFHGHDIGQVMEPRLASVLTPRERMGSIGAERLLARIRGEAVTPKMLDLGFTLSPGGSI
- the gntK gene encoding gluconokinase; the protein is MSTTNHDHHVYVLMGVSGSGKSAVASEVAHQLQAAFLDGDFLHPRSNIMKMASGEPLNDDDRKPWLQALNDAAFAMQRTNKVSLIVCSALKKVYRDQLRDGNPNLSFIYLKGDFDVIESRLKARKGHFFKTQMLVTQFEALEEPGANENDVLVVDIDQPLDGVVASTIEVINQGSK
- the yhgN gene encoding NAAT family transporter YhgN produces the protein MNEIISAAVLLILIMDPLGNLPIFMSVLKHTEPKRRRAIMIRELFIALLVMLIFLFAGEKILAFLNLRAETVSISGGIILFLIAIKMIFPSATGNSTGLPAGEEPFIVPLAIPLVAGPTILASLMLLSHQYPNQMGHLVIALLIAWGGTFVILLQSSLFLRLLGEKGVNALERLMGLILVMMATQMFLDGVRMWMKG
- the glgB gene encoding 1,4-alpha-glucan branching enzyme, translating into MSVRIDRDVINALIAGHFADPFSVLGMHQTDAGLEVRALLPDATEVWVIEPKTGRKVGKLDCLDSRGFFCAVLPRRKNFFRYQLAVVWHGQQNLIDDPYRFGPLIQDMDAWLLSEGTHLRPYETLGAHADTMDGVTGTRFSVWAPNAQRVSVVGQFNYWDGRRHPMRLRKESGIWELFIPGAQQGQLYKYEMIDANGKLRIKADPYAFEAQMRPETASLICGLPEKVVQSEERKKANQFDAPISIYEVHLGSWRRHTDNNFWLSYRELADQLVPYAKWMGFTHLELLPINEHPFDGSWGYQPTGMYAPTRRFGTRDDFRYFVNAAHQAGLNVILDWVPGHFPSDDFGLAEFDGTNLYEHSDPREGYHQDWNTLIYNYGRREVSNYLVGNALYWIERFGIDALRVDAVASMIYRDYSRKEGEWVPNEFGGRENLEAIEFLRNTNRILGEQVPGAVSMAEESTDFAGVSRPQDMGGLGFWYKWNLGWMHDTLDYMKLDPIHRQYHHDKLTFGMLYNYTENFVLPLSHDEVVHGKKSILDRMPGDAWQKFANLRAYYGWMWAFPGKKLLFMGNEFAQGREWNHDASLDWHLLEGGDNWHHGVQRLVRDLNLTYRHHKALHELDFDAYGFEWLVVDDKERSVLAFVRRDKVGNEIIVISNFTPVPRHGYRFGINQPGKWREILNTDSTHYHGSNTGNGGAVHSDEIASHGRQNSLSLTLPPLATVWLVREG